Proteins encoded together in one Deinococcus hopiensis KR-140 window:
- a CDS encoding molybdopterin oxidoreductase family protein, with translation MTAPSLLPTVRTTCPYCAVQCNFDLHLENGLPVKVTPTKDCPVARGTVCKKGLAALSDLRHPDRLTHPLLRKNGELVPVGWSEALAYVRGVLGPLVQTRPQAVGVFGSGSLTNEKTYLLGKFARLALKTPHIDYNGRYCMASASTALNRSVGYDRGLGFPLAEMGTSDLILLVGANIAETLPPIMQYLKAAKDRGGVVYAIDPRATTTTKVAGRHLGLRPGTDGVLALGLLHLMKVWGKVRPTAPSHGMLEALAQADAYPPTRVAHECGIPEAELLALARAYAEAHKPLILTGRGAEQHAHGTDTVQAFLNLAFLTGHFGKPGGGYGTLTGQGNGQGGREHGQKNDQLPGARSLRDPRHRVEMAALWGCSEGDLPQPGHSAQNLLNACGGEIEALIVLGSNPVVSAAGAGQITERLKALKHLIVIDFLPSETAQIATLVLPGSMWCEEEGTTTNLEGRVQRRRKAITAPGASREDWRILCDLAAAVGRPQGFTYATFRELQDEFFRATKGGKADYSGLSAERLDRASAQWPVRHADGPDTPYAYAPTYPTADGLATLHLPRLPAVSASSRTLTLTTGRLGNQYQSGTQTRRNAALRAEATAQMHPDTAAEHGLRAGEPVTLRTAHGETTLPVVLTPGLRPDTVFLPFHWPETANLLTDPDTVDPHSHMPAFKATPVTLHPVPVTVPASRVGAHRQVVPV, from the coding sequence ATGACTGCGCCCTCCCTCCTGCCCACTGTCCGGACGACTTGCCCGTACTGCGCGGTCCAGTGCAATTTCGATCTGCATCTGGAAAATGGCCTGCCTGTCAAGGTCACGCCGACCAAGGACTGTCCGGTCGCACGGGGAACGGTATGCAAAAAGGGCCTCGCCGCCCTCTCGGACCTGCGCCATCCGGACCGATTGACCCATCCCCTGCTGCGGAAGAATGGTGAGCTCGTGCCCGTGGGCTGGTCTGAGGCACTGGCTTATGTCCGCGGGGTGCTGGGACCGTTGGTGCAGACGCGCCCGCAAGCCGTCGGCGTTTTTGGCAGCGGCAGCCTGACCAACGAGAAGACGTACCTGCTGGGCAAATTCGCCCGACTGGCGCTAAAGACGCCGCACATCGACTACAACGGGCGCTACTGCATGGCCTCGGCCAGCACGGCGCTCAACCGCAGCGTGGGCTATGACCGGGGCCTCGGCTTTCCCCTGGCCGAGATGGGCACGAGTGACCTGATCCTGCTCGTCGGCGCCAATATTGCCGAGACGTTGCCGCCCATCATGCAGTACCTCAAGGCGGCCAAGGACCGGGGCGGCGTGGTGTACGCGATTGATCCGCGCGCCACCACCACCACCAAGGTGGCTGGCCGGCACCTCGGCCTGCGCCCCGGCACCGACGGCGTGCTGGCGCTGGGCCTGCTACACCTGATGAAGGTCTGGGGCAAGGTGCGCCCCACCGCGCCGTCTCACGGCATGCTGGAGGCGCTGGCCCAGGCGGACGCCTACCCACCCACCCGCGTGGCCCACGAGTGCGGCATTCCCGAGGCCGAGCTGCTGGCCCTGGCCCGCGCTTACGCCGAGGCGCACAAGCCCCTGATTCTGACTGGCCGCGGGGCAGAGCAGCACGCGCACGGCACGGACACCGTGCAGGCCTTCCTCAATCTGGCCTTTCTGACCGGGCACTTCGGCAAACCCGGAGGCGGCTACGGTACCCTGACCGGCCAGGGCAACGGCCAGGGTGGACGCGAGCATGGGCAGAAGAATGACCAGCTTCCTGGGGCCCGCAGCCTGCGCGATCCCCGCCACCGCGTGGAGATGGCGGCGCTCTGGGGCTGTTCAGAAGGCGATCTGCCCCAGCCCGGTCACAGCGCCCAGAACCTGCTGAACGCCTGCGGTGGCGAGATCGAAGCCCTGATCGTGCTGGGGTCCAACCCGGTGGTCAGTGCGGCGGGAGCAGGGCAGATCACGGAGCGCCTCAAAGCCCTAAAGCACCTCATCGTCATCGATTTTCTGCCGAGCGAAACCGCCCAGATCGCCACCCTCGTGCTGCCCGGTTCCATGTGGTGCGAGGAGGAAGGCACCACCACCAACCTCGAAGGGCGGGTTCAGCGTCGCCGCAAGGCCATCACTGCGCCCGGTGCGTCACGCGAGGACTGGCGCATTCTGTGTGACCTCGCCGCAGCCGTGGGCCGCCCCCAGGGCTTCACCTACGCCACCTTCCGGGAGTTGCAGGACGAATTCTTCCGCGCCACAAAGGGCGGCAAAGCCGACTACAGCGGCCTGAGCGCCGAGCGGCTGGACCGGGCCTCAGCGCAGTGGCCCGTGCGCCACGCTGACGGCCCCGATACGCCCTACGCCTACGCGCCCACCTACCCGACGGCAGATGGCCTCGCCACCCTGCATCTGCCGCGCCTTCCCGCCGTCAGCGCCTCCTCCCGCACACTGACCCTGACCACCGGGCGGCTGGGCAACCAGTATCAGAGCGGCACCCAGACCCGGCGCAACGCGGCCCTGCGCGCGGAGGCCACTGCCCAGATGCACCCCGACACCGCCGCCGAGCACGGCCTGCGGGCGGGCGAGCCGGTGACCTTGCGAACGGCGCACGGTGAGACCACCTTGCCCGTGGTCTTGACGCCAGGGCTGCGGCCCGACACCGTGTTCCTGCCCTTCCACTGGCCGGAAACCGCCAACCTGCTGACCGATCCAGACACAGTGGATCCCCACTCGCACATGCCCGCTTTCAAGGCCACGCCCGTCACGCTGCATCCCGTGCCTGTGACGGTGCCCGCCTCCCGCGTGGGAGCCCACAGGCAGGTGGTCCCCGTGTAG
- a CDS encoding MFS transporter: protein MTHTSAPVPASSASLTPEARRVVTASTLGFTLMFAVWVMFAIVGLPIRKQLGLSDAQFTLLTAIPVLTGSLLRLPTGILAARFGGKATFTVVTLLTAAFSLALAFVNTYPALLTLALGVGLAGVSFAAGNAWIAQWVPTARQGLALGTFGAGNAGASITKLIAPLLITLVPAGLLVPGGWHFVPFLFGVLLLAYALGLHLLTPTDQGNVTPRPLTEWLRPLTQAQVWRFGLYYLVFFGAYVALSLFLPKYYVDHYGVPLAEAGLLTALFIFPASLLRPLGGYLSDQFGPRSVTVASFAVMLLGLLPLTRELPLSTFLMLSTVVGVGMGVGKASTYTLVAQWYPGQMGVVGGLVGMLGGLGGFFLPLVFAAMKPTLGAQAAFTVLLTVSAFSTLVFVASMLRLRALGRRPNFA, encoded by the coding sequence ATGACGCACACCTCCGCTCCCGTGCCCGCCAGCTCCGCGTCCCTCACGCCGGAAGCCCGCCGCGTCGTGACCGCCAGCACCCTGGGGTTCACCCTGATGTTCGCCGTGTGGGTGATGTTCGCCATCGTGGGACTGCCCATTCGCAAGCAGCTCGGGCTCAGCGACGCGCAGTTCACGCTGCTGACGGCCATTCCGGTGCTGACCGGCTCGCTGCTGCGGCTGCCCACCGGCATCCTGGCCGCGCGCTTCGGTGGCAAGGCCACGTTTACGGTGGTGACGCTGCTGACCGCCGCCTTCTCGCTGGCGCTGGCCTTCGTGAACACCTACCCGGCCCTGCTGACGCTCGCGCTGGGGGTGGGGCTGGCCGGGGTTAGCTTCGCCGCCGGCAACGCCTGGATCGCCCAATGGGTCCCCACTGCGCGGCAGGGCCTGGCCCTGGGCACCTTTGGCGCGGGCAATGCCGGGGCGAGCATCACCAAGCTGATCGCGCCGCTGCTGATCACGCTGGTGCCCGCCGGACTGCTGGTCCCGGGGGGCTGGCACTTCGTGCCCTTCCTGTTCGGGGTACTGCTGCTGGCCTACGCGCTGGGACTGCACCTTTTGACCCCCACGGACCAGGGGAACGTCACACCGCGCCCGCTTACCGAGTGGCTGCGGCCCCTGACCCAGGCGCAGGTATGGCGGTTCGGACTGTACTACCTGGTGTTTTTCGGAGCCTACGTCGCGCTGAGCCTCTTTCTGCCCAAGTATTACGTGGACCACTACGGCGTGCCCCTCGCGGAAGCGGGGCTGCTCACGGCGCTCTTTATCTTTCCCGCCAGCCTGCTGCGGCCGCTGGGCGGTTACCTGAGTGACCAGTTCGGCCCCCGGAGCGTGACTGTCGCCTCCTTTGCGGTGATGTTGCTGGGCCTGCTGCCCCTGACGCGCGAGTTGCCCCTCAGCACCTTCCTGATGCTCAGCACCGTGGTGGGCGTCGGCATGGGTGTGGGCAAGGCGAGCACCTATACGCTGGTGGCACAGTGGTACCCCGGGCAGATGGGTGTGGTGGGCGGTCTGGTGGGCATGCTGGGGGGCCTGGGCGGCTTTTTCCTCCCGCTGGTCTTTGCGGCGATGAAGCCTACGCTGGGGGCACAGGCGGCGTTTACCGTGCTGCTGACGGTATCGGCCTTCAGCACGCTGGTGTTTGTGGCGAGCATGCTCCGGCTGCGTGCCCTGGGGCGGCGGCCGAATTTCGCCTGA